One part of the Glycine max cultivar Williams 82 chromosome 14, Glycine_max_v4.0, whole genome shotgun sequence genome encodes these proteins:
- the LOC100787274 gene encoding splicing factor ESS-2 homolog, whose translation MLQSPGHSPLHISSPSPSISQESAQKPNDPPSSSCAKHPAVLDEDTYVEALEKIIERDYFPDISKLRDRLDWLEAIKTGDPVVIREAQLKILERRAGTAKVTNHNDTSRTTSHTPGSTFVRNFTPLDEFDGKPSQTPRAPAPEAKEGENNDGGVDTSLGLDQFMRRYTSEDNHSFSKILEKVNKKRKERFGYLNEDVQGIEDVKRDRITDGYGTSYQPPSTLEGWNYTAKNLLMYHPADRGEVPLTEEERAHRIKAATKEINRGNTRFHGKMMDSRPKDDGTVEVLYTPVGGATPAPMSLREGDKLKKYDLEDLRKTPNPFYLESGKKAENGYSFVKTPSPAPGVDESPFITWGEIEGTPLRLDLEDTPLDIGGSADGPHYKIPSAPARDSKAHSLSREAARKIRERSKMFHKPPLASPVRGGSASPSMRTLSPAAQKFVRNAFAKSSSSVDETLRASYRGSTPALATPRSVSRSVSRFGRDGSLASRSPSVREGSNPPL comes from the coding sequence ATGCTTCAATCTCCAGGGCACTCGCCGCTCCACATCTCGTCGCcgtccccttcaatttcccagGAATCGGCGCAAAAGCCTAACGATCCACCATCATCATCGTGTGCGAAGCACCCTGCGGTGCTGGACGAGGACACGTACGTTGAGGCGTTGGAGAAGATCATCGAGCGCGACTACTTCCCCGACATCTCCAAGCTCCGCGACCGCCTCGATTGGCTCGAAGCCATCAAAACCGGCGACCCCGTCGTCATTCGCGAGGCCCAATTGAAGATCCTCGAACGCCGCGCCGGCACAGCAAAGGTAACCAATCACAATGACACTTCTAGAACAACCTCCCACACACCCGGTTCCACATTCGTTAGAAATTTCACACCTCTCGATGAGTTCGACGGAAAACCCTCTCAAACCCCCCGTGCACCGGCTCCCGAGGCTAAAGAGGGGGAGAATAACGATGGTGGGGTTGATACTTCGCTTGGCCTCGATCAATTTATGAGGAGGTACACGAGTGAGGACAATCATAGTTTTTCGAAGATTCTAGAGAAAGTGaataagaagaggaaagaaaggtTTGGGTATTTGAATGAGGATGTGCAGGGTATTGAGGACGTGAAGAGGGATAGGATTACTGATGGTTATGGAACCTCATATCAGCCTCCGAGTACCCTTGAAGGGTGGAATTACACTGCCAAGAATTTGTTGATGTATCATCCTGCTGATCGGGGTGAGGTCCCTTTGACCGAGGAGGAAAGAGCGCATAGAATTAAAGCCGCCACGAAGGAGATCAATCGCGGGAACACTAGGTTTCATGGTAAAATGATGGATTCTAGGCCCAAAGATGATGGAACTGTTGAGGTGCTTTATACGCCAGTTGGTGGTGCAACGCCGGCGCCTATGTCTCTTAGAGAAGGGGATAAGTTAAAGAAGTATGATTTGGAGGATTTGAGGAAGACTCCGAATCCGTTTTATTTAGAATCAGGGAAGAAAGCTGAGAATGGTTATAGCTTTGTTAAGACACCGTCCCCTGCTCCGGGTGTTGATGAATCCCCGTTCATTACTTGGGGAGAAATTGAGGGGACTCCGCTGAGGTTGGATCTGGAAGATACGCCACTTGATATTGGTGGTAGTGCTGATGGACCTCATTATAAGATTCCTTCTGCGCCGGCAAGAGATTCAAAGGCACACTCTCTTTCAAGGGAGGCTGCACGCAAGATAAGGGAGAGGTCAAAAATGTTTCATAAGCCCCCGTTGGCATCACCAGTTAGAGGGGGGAGTGCCAGTCCAAGCATGCGGACACTGTCTCCTGCAGCTCAGAAGTTTGTGAGGAATGCGTTTGCCAAGTCCTCGTCTTCTGTTGATGAAACACTTCGAGCAAGTTACCGCGGTTCTACTCCTGCTTTGGCTACTCCTAGAAGTGTTAGTAGAAGTGTGTCAAGGTTTGGTCGTGATGGGAGCTTGGCTTCCAGGTCTCCATCTGTTAGAGAGGGCTCCAATCCTCCCTTGTGA
- the LOC100781219 gene encoding WRKY transcription factor 1, which yields MVSTDKSADQNIPSDELQQRVSPDSDTTLSQGHDTKNDLSKPEEATSILSIVVKNEEGKDSDATACALESDQEGSTCSLPLGKPLQSPDTLSHEFPRLQSSQECPSIIREKVSKDGYNWRKYGQKHVKGNEFIRSYYKCTHPNCQAKKQLQQSNNGHITDSICIGQHNHPRPQLNSTVSVECVLPVVEQAPHKPSLANVEDKASVEHGCMPQQIKPLQSFPPAKVSPVNELKAAHLQLTKAKNQVHDNKEPESKRLKKDNSNADVARVDMSTRESRVVVVQTSSEVDLVNDGYRWRKYGQKLVKGNTNPRSYYRCSNPGCPVKKHVERASYDSKTVITTYEGQHDHEIPPGRTVTQNAATNTRTTATNGKAGTKSEGNTDDTGERSGLGLTSRLTEQQTGKSTTKSKAGDMVEFRVIRLSNEGPEIKLSEQQQQKDNSATKDDSVSNDVICHSSSGVLCRSNEQLKGEVKPISEGSKDCLKVVAVHDTPSTESEFNKQSAADAEPVQS from the exons ATGGTTTCTACAGACAAAAGTGCGGATCAAAATATCCCTTCTGATGAATTGCAGCAGAGAGTGAGTCCTGATAGTGATACTACATTGTCACAAGGTCATGATACTAAAAATGATCTGTCCAAaccagaagaagcaacaagtaTTCTTTCTATTGTAGTTAAAAATGAAGAAGGGAAGGATTCTGATGCTACTGCTTGTGCCTTGGAATCAGATCAAGAAGGAAGCACATGCTCTTTGCCACTTGGGAAACCTTTGCAAAGCCCTGATACTCTTTCACACGAATTTCCTCGATTGCAGTCCAGTCAGGAATGTCCCTCTATAATACGTGAAAAGGTATCAAAAGATGGCTATAACTGGCGAAAATATGGTCAGAAACATGTTAAGGGGAATGAATTTATAAGGAGCTATTACAAGTGTACACATCCAAACTGCCAGGCAAAAAAGCAATTGCAGCAGTCAAATAATGGGCATATCACGGACTCCATTTGTATCGGTCAGCATAATCATCCCAGACCTCAATTGAACTCCACAGTATCAGTTGAGTGTGTTCTGCCTGTTGTTGAACAAGCACCACACAAACCCTCTCTAGCCAATGTGGAAG ACAAAGCATCCGttgagcatggatgtatgcCTCAACAGATCAAGCCTTTACAATCCTTTCCTCCTGCAAAAGTTTCCCCAGTTAATGAGTTGAAAGCTGCACATTTACAATTGACTAAGGCAAAGAATCAGGTTCATGATAACAAGGAACCTGAGTCAAAGCGGCT GAAGAAAGACAATAGTAATGCTGATGTCGCTAGAGTTGACATGTCAACACGGGAATCtcgtgttgttgttgttcagaCTTCAAGTGAGGTTGATCTGGTAAATGATGGGTATCGCTGGCGCAAATATGGGCAGAAGCTAGTTAAAGGGAATACAAACCCAAG AAGTTATTATCGATGCTCGAATCCTGGATGCCCTGTCAAAAAGCATGTGGAAAGGGCCTCTTATGATTCAAAAACTGTAATAACTACCTATGAGGGACAGCATGATCATGAAATTCCCCCTGGAAGGACTGTCACTCAGAATGCAGCTACAAATACTCGCACAACGGCCACTAATGGCAAGGCAGGAACCAAATCTGAGGGTAATACTGATGATACAGGGGAGCGAAGCGGCTTGGGCTTAACAAGTAGATTAACAGAGCAACAAACTGGCAAGTCGACTACTAAGTCAAAGGCTGGTGATATGGTTGAGTTTCGTGTGATCAGGCTTTCTAATGAGggtcctgaaattaaattaagtgagcaacaacaacaaaaggatAACTCAGCTACTAAAGATGATTCTGTCAGCAATGACGTTATATGCCATTCAAGTTCTGGAGTTCTGTGTAGATCAAATGAACAGCTGAAAGGTGAGGTAAAACCTATATCAGAAGGAAGTAAGGATTGCCTTAAGGTGGTTGCCGTTCATGATACTCCTAGTACAGAAAGTGAATTTAACAAGCAATCCGCAGCTGATGCTGAACCGGTCCAAAGCTAA
- the LOC100808300 gene encoding scarecrow-like transcription factor PAT1: protein MQASEQHRSSSMYYQPLQQIEAYCLPQYRSRNQQLYYHDGGHGTHFSTPSSSELYCTLESSSVAGSFTLYNSPSTVSFSPNGSPISQQDSQSYPPDQYHSPENTYGSPMSGSCITDDLSSLNFKHKLRELESVMLGPDSDNLDSYESAISNGNNSVPLEMDSWRQTMVAISSKNLKHILIACAKAISDNDLLTAQWLMDELRQMVSVSGDPVQRLGAYMLEGLVARLAASGSSIYKSLRCKEPESAELLSYMHILYEVCPYFKFGYMSANGAIADAMKDEDRVHIIDFQIGQGSQWITLIQAFAARPGGPPHIRITGIDDSTSAYARGGGLHIVGRRLSKLAEHFKVPFEFHAAAISGFDVQLHNLGVRPGEALAVNFAFMLHHMPDESVSTQNHRDRLLRLVRSLSPKVVTLVEQESNTNTAAFFPRFLETLNYYTAMFESIDVTLPREHKERINVEQHCLARDLVNIIACEGVERVERHEVLGKWRSRFAMAGFTPYPLSSLVNGTIKKLLENYSDRYRLEERDGALYLGWMNRDLVASCAWK, encoded by the coding sequence ATGCAGGCATCAGAGCAACATAGAAGTTCAAGTATGTACTATCAACCATTACAACAAATTGAAGCATACTGCTTGCCGCAGTATCGGAGTCGAAATCAACAGCTATACtaccatgatggaggccatggaACTCACTTTTCAACTCCAAGTTCTTCAGAACTTTACTGCACTTTGGAGTCATCTTCTGTAGCTGGCAGTTTCACTCTATACAACTCCCCTTCAACTGTTAGTTTCTCACCCAACGGTAGCCCCATATCGCAGCAAGACTCTCAGTCATATCCACCTGACCAGTATCATTCTCCTGAGAATACCTATGGCTCTCCTATGAGTGGCTCCTGCATAACTGATGATTTAAGCAGCTTGAACTTCAAGCACAAGCTCAGAGAGTTGGAAAGTGTAATGCTTGGCCCTGACTCTGATAATCTTGATAGTTATGAGAGTGCCATCAGCAATGGAAACAACTCCGTTCCACTTGAGATGGACAGTTGGAGACAAACAATGGTGGCAATTTCTAGCAAAAACCTAAAGCACATCCTTATTGCATGTGCCAAAGCCATTTCAGACAATGATTTGCTAACGGCACAATGGCTGATGGATGAATTAAGGCAGATGGTGTCAGTTTCTGGCGATCCGGTTCAACGGTTGGGAGCATACATGTTGGAAGGACTTGTTGCCCGATTGGCCGCCTCTGGGAGTTCAATATACAAATCTTTAAGATGCAAAGAACCAGAAAGTGCTGAGCTTCTCTCCTACATGCACATATTGTATGAGGTTTGCCCCTACTTCAAGTTTGGGTACATGTCTGCAAATGGAGCCATTGCAGATGCCATGAAAGATGAAGACAGAGTTCACATAATTGATTTCCAAATTGGTCAAGGAAGCCAGTGGATAACTTTAATTCAGGCTTTTGCAGCTAGACCTGGAGGGCCACCCCACATCCGGATTACAGGTATTGATGATTCAACATCGGCTTATGCTCGCGGTGGTGGACTACACATAGTGGGAAGGAGGTTATCAAAGCTTGCTGAGCATTTTAAggtgccatttgaatttcatgcTGCAGCTATCTCAGGTTTTGATGTTCAACTACATAACCTTGGAGTTCGACCGGGGGAAGCTCTGGCCGTAAATTTTGCATTCATGCTACATCACATGCCGGATGAAAGTGTGAGTACTCAGAATCACAGGGATAGGCTGTTGAGGTTGGTTAGGAGCCTATCACCAAAGGTGGTGACACTTGTTGAGCAAGAATCTAACACGAACACTGCTGCATTCTTTCCGCGTTTCCTTGAAACTCTGAACTATTACACAGCAATGTTTGAGTCAATAGACGTGACTCTTCCCAGAGAGCATAAAGAGAGAATCAATGTTGAGCAGCATTGTTTGGCAAGAGACTTGGTTAACATCATAGCTTGTGAAGGGGTTGAGAGGGTGGAACGACACGAGGTGCTTGGCAAGTGGAGGTCAAGATTTGCAATGGCCGGTTTCACTCCTTACCCTTTGAGTTCGTTGGTGAATGGTACCATAAAGAAATTGCTTGAGAACTACAGTGATAGATATAGACTTGAAGAGAGAGATGGAGCTCTTTATCTGGGTTGGATGAATAGAGATTTGGTTGCTTCTTGCGCTTGGAAATGA